One stretch of Prunus persica cultivar Lovell chromosome G1, Prunus_persica_NCBIv2, whole genome shotgun sequence DNA includes these proteins:
- the LOC18788715 gene encoding uncharacterized protein LOC18788715, translated as MSAPVGNQGVYTRKMARAQTNPLKKRTKSFAFRRFNCGLSSSSPGPTTASTTPTPAITIAHLEPAPEPFKVESPAQEAEEAPTKGKDPECQKGSPLYSKHIKTEDHKCQKSSPSHTKPTKTEGTSDYMRVSQEKGDEPKYLVPLFGSCKRSISPEDAEEVNQLKLNQLWQKSVSLTFNAVYCQHLAKNRLDEVFDEMNRLITV; from the exons ATGTCTGCTCCGGTTGGTAATCAAGGAGTTTATACTAGAAAGATGGCCCGAGCTCAGACCAACCCACTGAAGAAACGAACAAAATCATTTGCTTTCAGGAGGTTTAACTGTGGTCTGAGCTCGTCTTCACCTGGTCCAACCACTGCCTCAACTACACCTACTCCCGCAATAACAATTGCCCATCTGGAGCCTGCCCCGGAACCTTTTAAGGTTGAATCACCAGCTCAGGAAGCAGAGGAAGCACCTACAAAGGGAAAAGATCCTGAGTGCCAAAAGGGCTCCCCTCTGTACTCAAAGCATATCAAAACTGAGGACCATAAGTGCCAAAAGAGCTCCCCTTCACACACAAAGCCTACTAAAACTGAGGGGACCTCCGATTATATGAGGGTCTCCCAGGAAAAGGGTGATGAGCCTAAGTATCTAGTCCCCCTCTTCGGATCCTGTAAGAGATCCATCTCTCCAGAGGATGCTGAAGAAGTAAACCAACTAAAACTAAATCAGCTCTGGCAAAAATCTGTCTCCTTAACCTTTAAT GCGGTTTACTGTCAGCACTTGGCAAAAAATCGTTTGGACGAAGTGTTTGATGAGATGAATAGGCTCATTACTGTGTGA